One Halobaculum roseum DNA segment encodes these proteins:
- a CDS encoding coenzyme F420-0:L-glutamate ligase has protein sequence MELFAVPELPEIREGDDLAALVRDRVDLRPDDVVCVASTVVSKAEGRAFDLDDFPAGPRAREIADRLSEISGDEKDPRFAQAVLEESTEVIMEAPFLLTESRFGHVGVNAGIDRSNVPEGDLLLLPERPSDSAERIREGLPADRVLVTDTCGRPFRHGQRGVAVGWAGMAPARDWRGESDRDGRELGVTVENVADELAAAANLVAGEGDDGTPVVVVRGFEWGDHAESDAHFRDVDGDLIRQAVRGWEFDG, from the coding sequence ATGGAACTGTTCGCCGTCCCCGAGCTCCCCGAGATCCGGGAGGGGGACGACCTCGCGGCGCTCGTCCGCGACCGGGTCGACCTCCGTCCCGACGACGTGGTCTGCGTCGCCTCGACGGTCGTCTCGAAGGCCGAGGGCCGCGCGTTCGACCTCGACGACTTCCCTGCCGGCCCGCGAGCGCGGGAGATCGCCGACCGCCTCTCGGAGATCTCGGGCGACGAGAAGGACCCCCGATTCGCACAGGCCGTCCTGGAGGAGTCGACGGAGGTGATCATGGAGGCGCCGTTCCTGCTCACCGAGAGCCGGTTCGGCCACGTCGGCGTCAACGCCGGCATCGACCGCTCGAACGTCCCCGAGGGCGACCTCCTCCTGTTGCCGGAGCGTCCCTCCGACTCGGCCGAGCGCATCCGTGAGGGACTGCCCGCCGACCGCGTGCTCGTCACCGATACCTGCGGGCGGCCGTTCCGTCACGGCCAGCGCGGCGTCGCCGTCGGCTGGGCCGGGATGGCGCCGGCCCGCGACTGGCGCGGCGAGTCGGACCGCGACGGCCGCGAACTCGGGGTGACCGTCGAGAACGTCGCCGACGAACTCGCGGCGGCCGCCAACCTCGTCGCCGGCGAGGGCGACGACGGAACCCCGGTCGTCGTCGTCCGCGGTTTCGAGTGGGGGGACCACGCGGAGAGCGACGCGCACTTCCGGGACGTTGACGGCGACCTGATCCGCCAGGCGGTTCGGGGGTGGGAGTTCGATGGATAG
- a CDS encoding NUDIX domain-containing protein yields MAHVVTAFLRDRGEVLLVRRGDAVGTYSGRWGGVSGYVEDETDDPVDDALREIREETGIGKTDLTLVRRGDTVAVHDAEGAFTVHPFLFDCDTRAVEPNEELAATEWVQPPAMLERETVPRLWDAYRAVGPTAETVAADRTHGSASVSVRALEALRDEAADATLAGHPWESVADAARALRDARPGMTALATRVNRVMSEADRREASTRTGNTVTREGNEADRTPAAVRDRAVAAVADAVAADDLAARETAAVLADHGDGDDGGSPALLTLSRSGTVAEVLSDADGPVFVAESEPGGEGREVAASLAAGDDEPATDDRAVTLLPDSAVASLLADGRVDAALVGADAVFPDGGVANKVGTRGLALAAAREGVPVYAATARDKVVPAGAAFHPEEAPFEAAEGVETYAPLFDRAPADCVTVVTEDGPLDPETVRAMAEEHRALAAWDRDGDADRGDDDGKE; encoded by the coding sequence ATGGCACACGTCGTCACCGCCTTCCTCCGCGACCGCGGCGAGGTGCTCCTCGTCCGCCGGGGCGACGCCGTCGGCACCTACTCGGGGCGCTGGGGCGGCGTCTCGGGGTACGTCGAGGACGAGACCGACGACCCGGTCGACGACGCGCTCCGGGAGATCCGAGAGGAAACCGGCATCGGCAAGACGGACCTGACGCTCGTCCGCCGCGGCGACACGGTCGCCGTCCACGACGCCGAGGGGGCGTTCACCGTCCACCCGTTCCTGTTCGACTGCGACACGCGGGCCGTGGAGCCGAACGAGGAGCTGGCCGCGACCGAGTGGGTCCAGCCGCCGGCGATGCTGGAGCGGGAGACGGTGCCGCGGCTGTGGGACGCTTACCGCGCCGTCGGCCCGACCGCCGAGACCGTGGCCGCCGACCGAACGCACGGCTCCGCGTCCGTCTCGGTCCGCGCGCTGGAGGCGCTTCGCGACGAGGCCGCCGACGCGACGCTCGCGGGCCACCCGTGGGAGTCGGTCGCCGACGCCGCCCGCGCCCTGCGGGACGCCCGGCCGGGAATGACCGCGCTCGCGACGCGAGTGAACCGCGTGATGAGCGAGGCCGACCGAAGGGAGGCCTCGACACGAACGGGGAACACAGTGACCCGTGAGGGGAACGAGGCCGATCGGACGCCGGCGGCGGTCCGGGACCGGGCGGTCGCCGCCGTCGCCGACGCGGTCGCGGCCGACGACCTGGCGGCACGGGAGACGGCCGCGGTGCTGGCCGACCACGGGGACGGCGACGACGGCGGGTCGCCGGCGCTGCTCACGCTGTCGCGCTCGGGCACCGTCGCCGAGGTGCTGTCCGACGCCGACGGCCCGGTGTTCGTCGCCGAGTCCGAGCCGGGCGGCGAGGGACGCGAGGTGGCCGCGTCGCTGGCGGCCGGCGACGACGAGCCGGCGACCGACGACCGCGCGGTGACGCTCCTCCCGGATTCGGCGGTCGCGTCGCTGCTCGCCGACGGCCGCGTCGACGCCGCGCTCGTCGGCGCCGACGCGGTGTTCCCGGACGGCGGCGTCGCCAACAAGGTCGGCACCCGCGGGCTGGCGCTGGCGGCCGCCCGCGAGGGCGTGCCGGTGTACGCGGCGACCGCGCGCGACAAGGTGGTCCCCGCCGGGGCGGCGTTCCACCCGGAGGAGGCACCCTTCGAGGCGGCCGAAGGCGTGGAGACGTACGCGCCGCTGTTCGACCGCGCGCCGGCCGACTGCGTGACCGTCGTGACCGAGGACGGCCCGCTCGACCCCGAGACGGTGCGTGCGATGGCCGAGGAACACCGCGCGCTGGCGGCGTGGGACCGCGACGGCGACGCGGACCGCGGCGACGACGATGGGAAGGAGTGA
- a CDS encoding RNA-guided endonuclease InsQ/TnpB family protein, with product MANQVVTRTYTASIRNQPQVSDDLDSLGFSASKLWNVGRWVCDRVWSEIGYIPGHNELTSYLKSHERYDDLHSQSSQRVLQELAEAFRSWYGKRRNGDTRANPPKYRKHGDDHPRSTVTFKQKGFKLDAQYDRVRLSKGSNLKEYWSDFILCEYQTRPDVDLSTVENVQQVRAVWTGDEWELHFVCNVEIDVSEAPGLKTVGVDLGINNFAALAYEGGHSELYPLNCLKQDDYYFSKRLARCDDSDSEQATRLNQKKSARRTHYFHTLAKHIVQRCVDEGVGTIVVGDLSGIRKDEENGESKDWGKHGNLDLHSWAFDRFTDLLTYKGEMEGITVEQVSERDTSKSCSCCGRMRDANRVERGLYVCDDCGTVANADVNGAENIRQKVSPSLACDGGDRSNGWLAQPSTYLFHKETGAFAPQERITS from the coding sequence ATGGCGAATCAGGTCGTCACCCGCACCTATACTGCTTCCATTCGGAATCAGCCACAGGTGTCCGACGACCTTGATTCGCTCGGGTTCTCTGCCTCGAAACTCTGGAACGTTGGACGGTGGGTTTGCGACCGCGTCTGGTCAGAGATCGGCTACATACCCGGTCACAACGAACTCACTTCGTACCTCAAGTCCCACGAACGCTACGATGATCTGCATTCTCAGTCAAGTCAGCGCGTTCTTCAGGAACTCGCTGAGGCGTTCCGTAGCTGGTACGGCAAACGACGCAACGGAGATACGAGAGCGAATCCACCGAAGTACCGCAAGCACGGCGACGACCACCCACGAAGCACGGTCACGTTCAAGCAGAAAGGCTTCAAACTCGACGCCCAGTACGACCGGGTCCGACTCAGCAAAGGGTCGAACCTGAAAGAATACTGGTCGGACTTCATCCTCTGCGAGTATCAGACCAGACCTGACGTTGACCTCTCCACCGTAGAGAACGTCCAACAGGTACGAGCTGTCTGGACTGGTGACGAGTGGGAACTCCATTTCGTTTGCAACGTCGAAATCGACGTATCCGAAGCACCCGGTCTGAAGACCGTGGGCGTTGACCTCGGTATCAACAACTTCGCCGCCCTCGCCTACGAAGGCGGCCACAGCGAACTGTACCCGTTGAACTGTTTGAAGCAGGACGACTACTACTTCAGCAAGCGACTCGCTCGATGTGACGATTCGGACTCCGAGCAGGCCACGCGGCTGAACCAAAAGAAGTCAGCTCGCCGCACCCACTACTTCCACACGCTCGCCAAACACATCGTCCAACGATGTGTGGACGAAGGTGTTGGAACGATTGTGGTGGGTGACCTCTCCGGTATCCGCAAGGACGAGGAGAACGGGGAGTCGAAGGACTGGGGAAAGCACGGTAACCTGGACCTACACTCGTGGGCGTTCGACCGCTTCACAGACCTACTCACCTACAAGGGCGAGATGGAGGGTATCACGGTCGAGCAGGTGTCTGAGCGAGATACGTCCAAGTCGTGTTCGTGTTGTGGAAGAATGCGTGACGCGAACCGTGTTGAACGCGGACTGTACGTGTGCGATGACTGCGGTACGGTGGCGAACGCTGACGTCAACGGTGCCGAGAACATTCGACAGAAAGTATCTCCGAGTCTCGCCTGTGATGGGGGAGATAGGAGTAACGGCTGGTTGGCACAGCCATCGACGTACCTGTTCCACAAGGAAACTGGTGCATTCGCACCTCAAGAACGGATCACGTCGTAA
- a CDS encoding threonine synthase encodes MRTTDAFVALRCIDCDARHDPSEVTHRCPDCGGITDPEYDLDAVDLSREALESRPFDSLWRYEELLPFSREVAVSLGEGATPLVECPRLADRMGVGAVYIKDEGRNPTGTFKDRGQTGAVTAAVEHGADAIALNSAGNAGQAASAYAARAGLDSHVFLPDRAGFTQKAMTEVHGGDLRVAEGEITDAGAEYAAAMEPGAEGDAAGWYSTKTFVTPYRHDVKKTMAYETIEQLDWDVPDAVVYPTGGGVGLIGMHKAATEFRELGLIDDLPGMYAAQAEGCAPVVRAFEEGAEVHEAWADITTVCNGIAVPDPGASPWILDAIEESGGGAVATSDRAILDAAIEVAQAEGIEVGATCASAVSGAFELAERGELGEDDTVVLLNTGAGNKDVDTLRSHLGAREEGAAGEAAE; translated from the coding sequence ATGCGAACCACCGACGCCTTCGTCGCGCTGCGCTGTATCGACTGCGACGCGCGCCACGACCCGAGCGAGGTGACCCACCGCTGTCCCGACTGCGGCGGCATCACCGACCCCGAGTACGACCTCGACGCGGTCGACCTCTCCCGGGAGGCACTCGAATCGCGCCCGTTCGACTCGCTGTGGCGCTACGAGGAGCTGCTCCCGTTCTCCCGCGAGGTCGCCGTCTCGTTGGGCGAGGGCGCGACGCCGCTCGTCGAGTGTCCGAGGCTCGCCGACCGCATGGGCGTCGGCGCCGTCTACATCAAGGACGAGGGGCGCAACCCGACGGGGACGTTCAAGGACCGCGGCCAGACGGGCGCCGTCACCGCCGCGGTCGAACACGGCGCCGACGCGATCGCGCTCAACAGCGCCGGCAACGCGGGACAGGCCGCCAGCGCCTACGCCGCCCGCGCGGGACTGGACTCGCACGTGTTCCTCCCCGACCGCGCCGGCTTCACTCAGAAGGCGATGACGGAGGTCCACGGCGGCGACCTCCGGGTCGCCGAGGGGGAGATCACCGACGCCGGCGCCGAGTACGCCGCCGCGATGGAGCCCGGGGCCGAGGGCGACGCGGCCGGCTGGTACTCCACGAAGACGTTCGTGACGCCGTATCGCCACGACGTGAAGAAGACGATGGCCTACGAGACCATCGAGCAGCTCGACTGGGACGTGCCCGACGCGGTCGTGTACCCCACCGGCGGCGGCGTCGGCCTGATCGGGATGCACAAGGCCGCGACGGAGTTCCGCGAGCTGGGTCTCATCGACGACCTGCCCGGGATGTACGCCGCGCAGGCCGAGGGCTGTGCGCCGGTCGTGCGCGCCTTCGAGGAGGGTGCCGAGGTCCACGAGGCGTGGGCGGACATCACCACCGTCTGTAACGGCATCGCGGTGCCCGACCCGGGCGCGTCGCCGTGGATCCTCGACGCGATCGAGGAGTCCGGCGGCGGCGCCGTCGCCACGAGCGACCGGGCCATCCTCGATGCCGCGATCGAGGTCGCGCAGGCGGAAGGGATCGAGGTCGGCGCGACGTGCGCGTCGGCGGTGTCGGGGGCGTTCGAGCTCGCCGAGCGCGGCGAACTGGGGGAGGACGACACGGTCGTCCTGCTCAACACCGGCGCCGGGAACAAGGACGTGGACACGCTGCGGAGCCACTTGGGCGCGCGGGAGGAGGGCGCCGCGGGCGAGGCGGCAGAGTAG
- a CDS encoding DUF6517 family protein, translated as MDRRRFLAGAAAAGVAGLAGCGTASGTVRAPSLPADRLEEGGWERTRADTEEVLSRTVAGVDVTATAVTRVYDDAALRAEVSEKTLGALDAPLSNVFASRIAFSPNLADVPVESAREELAARAGEVARGQFESQLSSAGLTDISASDAGTLTVETGEDAALTEYRAAFEFDALSFDVRGETVTVEGGSVAVEGLLASWIHDGGLLIAGGAYPAENVTRAVDQELSEAITVTVDVDLGLTPDAYRREVRGIVTRVE; from the coding sequence ATGGACAGACGACGATTCCTCGCGGGCGCGGCCGCCGCCGGCGTCGCGGGGCTGGCCGGCTGCGGGACCGCGTCGGGGACCGTCCGGGCCCCGTCGCTGCCGGCGGACCGGCTGGAGGAGGGGGGATGGGAGCGCACGCGCGCCGACACCGAGGAGGTGCTCTCGCGGACGGTCGCCGGCGTCGACGTGACCGCGACGGCGGTCACCCGCGTGTACGACGACGCGGCGCTGCGCGCCGAGGTCTCCGAGAAGACCCTGGGGGCGCTCGACGCGCCGCTGTCGAACGTCTTCGCCAGCCGGATCGCCTTTTCGCCGAACCTCGCCGACGTTCCGGTGGAGTCGGCGCGGGAGGAACTCGCGGCCCGCGCGGGCGAGGTCGCCCGCGGCCAGTTCGAGTCGCAGCTCTCGTCGGCCGGCCTCACCGACATCTCGGCGAGCGACGCCGGGACGCTGACGGTCGAGACGGGGGAGGACGCCGCGCTCACCGAGTACCGCGCGGCCTTCGAGTTCGACGCGCTCTCGTTCGACGTGCGCGGGGAGACGGTCACCGTCGAGGGCGGCAGCGTCGCCGTCGAGGGGCTGCTCGCCTCGTGGATCCACGACGGCGGCCTCCTGATCGCCGGCGGCGCCTACCCCGCGGAGAACGTCACACGGGCCGTCGATCAGGAGCTCTCGGAGGCGATCACCGTCACCGTCGACGTGGACCTGGGCCTCACGCCCGACGCGTACCGCAGGGAGGTTCGCGGGATCGTGACGCGCGTGGAGTGA
- a CDS encoding DUF5787 family protein, whose protein sequence is MEFGFELALCAHLERATDWVLARQLGGAVAAPGSRVVDVVGLVPGPSFEERARITDRTIPPKAVESDAGVAEAVPVTEAVDAHPDRARGIVDAAVDRGFFTEERRGGRRYVRKATCYPDDWVDELVAVENKPDLGRPGDLRRQLRVDASLALFDRVVLATASHVTGAHLNRIPEAVGVWRFRPETGERRVIREATPLDADGPGVELLAEHPGRADVALVSAAEKAEKRRRIAERAYGKGWRTYEFPACGNCEATADGRPRCAHFDRVVDPASDCGESCPGWEPDEPAADGDDAAALRDARTPWTRDPPGVARRQAGLDRFG, encoded by the coding sequence ATGGAGTTCGGCTTCGAGTTGGCGCTGTGTGCCCACCTCGAGCGGGCGACCGACTGGGTGCTCGCGCGCCAGCTCGGCGGCGCAGTCGCCGCCCCCGGGAGCCGCGTCGTCGACGTTGTCGGGCTCGTCCCCGGCCCGTCGTTCGAGGAGCGCGCCCGCATCACCGACCGGACGATCCCGCCGAAGGCCGTCGAGAGCGACGCGGGCGTCGCCGAGGCGGTGCCGGTCACCGAGGCCGTCGACGCCCACCCGGACCGCGCGCGCGGCATCGTCGACGCCGCCGTCGACCGCGGCTTCTTCACCGAGGAGCGTCGCGGCGGGCGGCGCTACGTCCGCAAGGCGACGTGCTACCCCGACGACTGGGTCGACGAGCTGGTCGCCGTCGAGAACAAGCCCGACCTCGGGCGCCCGGGCGACCTCCGGCGACAGCTCCGGGTCGACGCCAGCCTCGCGCTGTTCGACCGGGTCGTCCTCGCGACAGCGAGCCACGTCACCGGCGCGCATCTGAACCGGATCCCCGAGGCCGTCGGCGTCTGGCGCTTCCGCCCGGAGACGGGCGAGCGACGGGTGATCCGCGAGGCGACCCCGCTCGACGCCGACGGCCCGGGCGTGGAACTGCTCGCCGAGCACCCCGGCCGCGCGGACGTGGCGCTCGTGAGCGCCGCCGAGAAGGCCGAGAAGCGCCGCCGGATCGCCGAGCGCGCCTACGGGAAGGGCTGGCGGACCTACGAGTTCCCGGCCTGCGGCAACTGCGAGGCGACCGCCGACGGGCGGCCCCGCTGTGCCCACTTCGACCGCGTCGTCGACCCCGCGAGCGACTGCGGGGAGTCGTGTCCGGGGTGGGAGCCGGACGAACCGGCCGCCGACGGCGACGACGCCGCGGCGCTGCGCGACGCGCGGACCCCCTGGACGCGCGACCCGCCCGGCGTCGCGCGCCGGCAGGCGGGACTGGATCGGTTCGGCTGA
- a CDS encoding ABC transporter permease subunit, which translates to MSLQAVVRKDFTDSIRSFTLASTTLLFVCFAAFLAAIQWVPDLYGSSTATTSTLALLNSMRQPTVFMIPLIGLLIAYDTLAGEREDGSLRLLLGLPNARHNAVLGKFIGRTGVIAVAIGVAYAVAGAIALATYESFDVRVFALYTVLTVGYGAVYVALATGFSAAMDSRLRALSGAGGLYALFILGWDVLLLALQLAIYGNEIPEAGLPDWFKFIGLVNPSTAFMHAVRTVIPEYEALTFYPQGSAWYLGDWMGFVVLAAWAVVPLALGLWRFERADIH; encoded by the coding sequence ATGTCCCTCCAGGCGGTCGTCCGAAAGGACTTCACGGACTCGATCCGGTCGTTCACGCTGGCGTCGACCACGCTGCTGTTCGTTTGCTTCGCGGCGTTCCTCGCCGCGATCCAGTGGGTTCCCGACCTGTACGGATCGAGCACGGCGACCACGAGCACGCTGGCGCTGTTGAACAGCATGCGCCAGCCGACGGTGTTCATGATCCCGCTGATCGGGCTGCTGATCGCGTACGACACCCTCGCGGGGGAGCGCGAGGACGGCAGCCTCCGGCTCCTCCTCGGTCTACCGAACGCCAGACACAACGCCGTGCTCGGGAAGTTCATCGGCCGGACCGGCGTGATCGCCGTCGCGATCGGCGTCGCCTACGCGGTCGCGGGCGCCATCGCGCTGGCGACGTACGAGTCGTTCGACGTGCGGGTGTTCGCGCTGTACACGGTTCTCACGGTCGGCTACGGCGCGGTGTACGTCGCGCTCGCGACGGGGTTCTCCGCGGCGATGGACTCCCGGCTCCGGGCGCTCTCGGGCGCGGGCGGGCTGTACGCCCTGTTCATCCTCGGGTGGGACGTGCTGTTGCTCGCGCTCCAGTTGGCGATCTACGGCAACGAGATCCCGGAGGCCGGGCTCCCCGACTGGTTCAAGTTCATCGGGCTGGTGAACCCCTCGACGGCGTTCATGCACGCGGTTCGGACGGTGATCCCCGAGTACGAGGCGCTCACCTTCTACCCGCAGGGGAGCGCGTGGTACCTCGGCGACTGGATGGGCTTCGTCGTGCTGGCGGCGTGGGCGGTCGTGCCGCTCGCGCTCGGCCTGTGGCGCTTCGAGCGCGCGGACATCCACTGA
- a CDS encoding aryl-sulfate sulfotransferase — MSRRRTGGLALLAALALVVAGVAPAVGAATTGTAPSGAHAVGGSGAPNAQSDGLNPCVGTVDEDRRPDTTTLVSIQGARAGDKTAAMLVGFAPNGSVHGVHNDTADGRWWSYDVDPLPNGELLMATTEPGISVIERIDPATGETTETIRLRNVEDAHDVDYLGDGEYVTVDKGDERNRVVIFDESGEIVWHWRFDEHTDRFPREGGGPYGEDWTHVNDVDPIGNDTLLVSVRNFDQVIAIDRDTKEVKWTLGEDDDYDILNEQHNPDFIEGEDGRTTVIVADSENDRVVEYSRTDDGEWERTWSLSGGGLHEPRDADRLPNGNTLVTDRRGHRVLEVTPRGEVVWEVYTPWQPYDAERVGTDPGSEGPTMRQVGAEGDREMTGGTVFDTAEIESCYAYLTGVERDRLVPDDELWGDGGELGEAATPGDGSGTNDAGGDADSTDREWTTVPDESIVETPGFGVPAALTALVAAVALAGLVAVRRRSRE, encoded by the coding sequence ATGAGCCGGCGCAGAACCGGCGGGCTCGCGCTTCTGGCGGCGCTCGCGCTCGTTGTCGCGGGCGTCGCTCCCGCGGTCGGCGCGGCGACGACCGGTACCGCGCCGAGCGGCGCGCACGCGGTCGGCGGGTCCGGCGCTCCGAACGCTCAATCGGACGGCCTCAACCCCTGCGTGGGAACCGTCGACGAGGACCGCCGCCCGGACACGACGACGCTCGTGTCGATCCAGGGCGCGCGCGCCGGCGACAAGACGGCCGCGATGCTGGTCGGCTTCGCGCCGAACGGCTCGGTCCACGGCGTCCACAACGACACCGCCGACGGCCGCTGGTGGTCCTACGACGTGGACCCGCTTCCGAACGGCGAGCTGCTGATGGCGACGACCGAGCCCGGCATCTCCGTGATCGAGCGGATCGACCCGGCGACGGGCGAGACGACCGAGACCATCCGCCTGCGGAACGTCGAGGACGCCCACGACGTCGACTACCTCGGCGACGGGGAGTACGTCACCGTCGACAAGGGCGACGAGCGCAACCGCGTGGTGATCTTCGACGAGTCCGGCGAGATCGTCTGGCATTGGCGCTTCGACGAGCACACCGACCGCTTCCCGCGGGAGGGCGGCGGCCCCTACGGCGAGGACTGGACCCACGTCAACGACGTGGACCCCATCGGCAACGACACGCTGCTCGTCTCCGTCCGCAACTTCGACCAGGTGATCGCCATCGACCGCGACACGAAGGAGGTGAAGTGGACGCTCGGCGAGGACGACGACTACGACATCCTCAACGAACAGCACAACCCCGACTTCATCGAGGGCGAGGACGGCCGCACGACGGTCATCGTCGCCGACTCCGAGAACGACCGCGTCGTCGAGTACAGCCGGACCGACGACGGCGAGTGGGAGCGCACGTGGTCGCTCTCGGGCGGCGGCCTCCACGAGCCCCGCGACGCCGACCGCCTGCCGAACGGCAACACGCTCGTCACCGACCGCCGCGGGCACCGCGTGCTGGAGGTCACCCCGCGCGGCGAGGTCGTCTGGGAGGTGTACACCCCGTGGCAGCCGTACGACGCCGAGCGCGTCGGCACCGACCCCGGATCGGAGGGGCCGACGATGCGCCAGGTCGGCGCCGAGGGCGACCGGGAAATGACAGGCGGGACGGTCTTCGACACCGCCGAGATCGAGTCGTGTTACGCGTACCTCACCGGCGTCGAGCGCGACCGGCTCGTCCCCGACGACGAGCTGTGGGGCGACGGCGGCGAGCTGGGCGAGGCGGCGACGCCCGGCGACGGCTCGGGCACGAACGACGCCGGCGGCGACGCGGACTCGACCGACCGCGAGTGGACGACCGTCCCGGACGAGTCGATCGTCGAGACGCCCGGATTCGGCGTCCCGGCCGCGCTGACCGCGCTCGTCGCGGCCGTCGCGCTCGCGGGCCTCGTCGCGGTTCGGCGCCGGAGCCGAGAGTAG
- a CDS encoding PQQ-dependent sugar dehydrogenase, protein MTNSWSRRRTLAAAGAALLAGCSGSAPSDEPAGDDPADGSNGTPTPEPTPVPEPDTSFTPAEWSAPTDAPTSDVERTVLVENLEVPWDISVADNGDLFVTERVGRVSRVAGGDLDTVFSPEDAIDAGSIASEPQEQQWWVEGGEGGTLGVAVHPDYPDVEVLYVYYTASVGGDERVNRVSRFDLSADDPAATEEVVVSDMAANNFHNGGRIAFGPRGYLWITTGDAGEEAMAADPGELPGSVLRVTVNGEPAPDNPDIDGGDPRVFTYGHRNPQGLVWLPDGTPVATEHGPSGRDEINRLVPGGFYGWPDTRTAEEYRGLPEDSDVRRPLANTGGSTWAPTGALFYTGETVPSWRNRLIIGGLGSQQLIVVTLSPPEAELPPPGEDGRRFDADWLDDGYTATAHPMLTDVLGRIRHVEQGVDGELYAITSNRDGRSTEEFPKENHDVLVRLEASE, encoded by the coding sequence ATGACGAACTCTTGGTCCCGTCGTCGGACCCTCGCGGCCGCCGGCGCGGCGCTGTTAGCCGGCTGTAGCGGCTCGGCACCCTCCGACGAGCCCGCCGGCGACGACCCCGCCGACGGGTCGAACGGAACGCCGACGCCGGAGCCGACGCCCGTCCCCGAGCCCGACACCTCGTTCACGCCCGCGGAGTGGAGCGCCCCGACCGACGCGCCGACGAGCGACGTCGAGCGCACCGTCCTCGTTGAGAACCTGGAGGTCCCCTGGGACATCTCAGTCGCGGACAACGGCGACCTGTTCGTCACCGAGCGCGTCGGCCGCGTCAGCCGCGTCGCCGGCGGCGACCTCGACACCGTGTTTTCCCCCGAGGACGCGATCGACGCCGGCTCCATCGCCTCCGAGCCGCAGGAACAGCAGTGGTGGGTCGAGGGCGGCGAGGGCGGCACCCTCGGCGTCGCGGTCCACCCGGACTACCCAGACGTGGAGGTGCTGTACGTCTACTACACCGCCAGCGTCGGCGGCGACGAGCGGGTGAACCGCGTCTCGCGGTTCGACCTCTCGGCCGACGACCCCGCCGCGACCGAGGAGGTCGTCGTCAGCGACATGGCCGCGAACAACTTCCACAACGGCGGCCGGATCGCGTTCGGTCCCCGCGGCTATCTGTGGATCACCACCGGCGACGCCGGCGAGGAGGCGATGGCGGCCGACCCCGGCGAGCTTCCGGGGTCGGTGCTGCGCGTCACGGTCAACGGCGAGCCCGCGCCGGACAATCCCGACATCGACGGCGGCGACCCGCGGGTGTTCACCTACGGTCACCGCAACCCCCAGGGCCTGGTCTGGCTCCCCGACGGCACGCCCGTCGCGACCGAGCACGGCCCCTCCGGTCGCGACGAGATCAACCGACTGGTCCCCGGCGGCTTCTACGGCTGGCCCGACACCCGGACGGCCGAGGAGTACCGCGGCCTGCCCGAGGACAGCGACGTGCGACGCCCGCTGGCGAACACCGGCGGGAGCACCTGGGCGCCCACGGGGGCGCTGTTCTACACGGGCGAGACCGTCCCCTCGTGGCGCAACCGCCTGATAATCGGCGGGTTGGGCAGCCAGCAGCTGATCGTCGTCACGCTGTCGCCCCCGGAGGCCGAGCTGCCGCCGCCGGGCGAGGACGGCCGCCGGTTCGACGCCGACTGGCTCGACGACGGCTACACCGCCACCGCCCACCCGATGTTGACCGACGTGCTCGGCCGGATCCGCCACGTCGAGCAGGGCGTCGACGGCGAGCTGTACGCGATCACGTCGAACCGGGACGGGCGCTCCACCGAGGAGTTCCCCAAGGAGAACCACGACGTGCTCGTTCGGCTGGAGGCGAGCGAATGA